A window of the Fusarium poae strain DAOMC 252244 chromosome 3, whole genome shotgun sequence genome harbors these coding sequences:
- a CDS encoding hypothetical protein (TransMembrane:1 (o260-277i)) yields MFTTFDISTSSSLSNGKLLSPPTSQPRPKRAQVSRACDWCRLTRVKCDSTRPCRNCKQAKRECVNSGRDDFKSVAAATKEVQRLRTQVQELENKLLSPSLSSGRGDNGRRQSQRWKGVRINGVQYGPSSLTYFSHRLSAFIETDLEPDASSKSHPSPPSTPSNCDRLQREQQDALLDLYWQGYHAIYPVLEEAAFRRHYDSLWHGNMRQACPLVDIVIALCIQFGSSYTANDTLVMPDQPGYDFYLQAQQSLSSSLETPTLISVQCYFLSAIYLLAFKQINSAHMMMRSAIAAAESLGLQFDDNGDDTVNTEMPSTSVGHRLWRCLVTLDTQISLDLGRPFAIASIQSHDQEEPESDEVAQLAGPNFDFSGSSDINWLRFVHERQSLFQIVREIHTELAAVLEGTLEETQQTDFYQHAASRERCAKYLYGQLKRLKAWVEELPENLKTPRVQGVPFSVDRSKLNLSQTDPLWLQRQRLVLELDYHSLVIMLTRTFISFLPTPALGTFNSDNHCIMAVNSGIMMTLMLQQILGGSEILAGFFQVVSWQRTATFTLAGFACGYPICPLSPIARKTLPRAARVFEMSGSWEDAQLTDSLKTKCFEIVQVFCTRIGIATPATTPADTDKDTESVDESMEPSSYQVMSIGEEALANAGFDSILDSDLWVSDSPGGLLWGDLMKDLDSGLASSLGHFGVRDRDNV; encoded by the exons ATGTTTACAACTTTCGACATTTCAACTTCAAGTTCGCTGTCCAACGGGAAGCTTCTGTCCCCGCCGACGTCACAACCCCGCCCCAAGAGAGCTCAAGTCTCACGCGCCTGTGATTGGTGTCGATTGACTCGTGTAAAGTGCGATTCTACTCGACCCTGTCGCAATTGTAAGCAAGCCAAGAGAGAATGCGTAAACTCGGGTCGTGATGACTTCAAGAGTGTTGCTGCGGCTACAAA GGAGGTCCAACGATTGAGAACCCAGGTCCAGGAATTGGAGAACAAACTGTTGAGCCCCTCTCTTTCATCTGGGAGAGGTGACAACGGTCGCAGACAATCACAAAGATGGAAGGGTGTTCGGATCAATGGCGTCCAGTATGGACCATCTTCACTCACGTATTTCTCTCATCGACTGTCAGCATTCATTGAGACGGATTTAGAGCCAGATGCTTCATCAAAGTCACACCCATCACCTCCATCAACGCCGTCCAACTGTGACCGCCTTCAGCGTGAGCAACAAGACGCATTGCTCGATCTTTACTGGCAGGGCTACCACGCCATTTATCCTGTGCTCGAAGAAGCTGCGTTCCGACGACATTACGATTCTCTATGGCATGGAAATATGAGGCAGGCATGTCCATTAGTCGACATTGTGATTGCGCTATGTATCCAATTCGGCTCCTCTTACACAGCCAACGACACTCTGGTCATGCCTGATCAGCCTGGATACGACTTTTACCTTCAAGCACAGCAGTCCTTAAGTTCTAGCTTGGAGACGCCGACATTAATATCAGTTCAGTGCTATTTTCTTAGTGCCATATACCTCTTGGCCTTCAAACAAATCAATTCGGCTCACATGATGATGCGGTCAGCAATAGCAGCAGCCGAATCCCTTGGCCTTCAATTTGATGACAATGGTGATGACACTGTCAACACTGAAATGCCGTCGACAAGCGTGGGTCATAGACTATGGCGATGTTTGGTCACATTAGACACGCAAATCTCTCTGGATTTGGGTCGTCCTTTTGCAATAGCAAGCATTCAATCACACGATCAAGAAGAACCAGAATCTGACGAGGTTGCCCAACTTGCTGGTCCAAACTTTGACTTTTCTGGGTCATCCGACATCAACTGGCTTCGTTTTGTACACGAGAGGCAAAGTCTATTTCAGATCGTTCGCGAAATTCATACTGAATTAGCGGCAGTGTTGGAGGGCACCCTTGAGGAAACCCAACAGACAGACTTTTACCAACATGCTGCGTCGCGCGAGAGATGCGCAAAGTACCTGTACGGACAGCTCAAACGTCTCAAAGCTTGGGTTGAGGAACTGCCAGAAAATCTCAAAACACCGAGGGTACAGGGTGTACCATTCTCAGTCGATCGATCCAAACTCAACCTTAGCCAGACAGATCCCCTATGGCTACAAAGGCAACGGTTGGTGCTTGAACTGGATTATCACTCTCTGGTCATCATGCTCACGAGAACTTTCATCTCTTTTCTGCCGACACCAGCCCTCGGGACCTTTAACAGCGACAATCACTGCATCATGGCTGTAAACTCTGGCATCATGATGACACTAATGCTACAACAGATTCTCGGTGGTTCGGAAATTCTTGCCGGCTTCTTTCAAGTTGTTAGCTGGCAACGTACGGCAACATTCACTCTAGCTGGCTTCGCTTGCGGCTATCCCATATGCCCGTTGTCTCCTATAGCACGCAAGACATTACCACGAGCTGCACGAGTCTTTGAGATGTCTGGTAGTTGGGAAGACGCACAGTTGACTGACAGCCTCAAGACAAAGTGCTTCGAGATAGTACAGGTTTTCTGCACTAGAATTGGTATAGCTACGCCTGCGACGACACCAGCCGATACCGACAAGGATACAGAGAGTGTAGATGAATCAATGGAGCCGAGTAGCTACCAGGTCATGAGTATCGGGGAGGAAGCTTTGGCTAATGCTGGTTTCGACAGCATACTGGACAGTGACCTGTGGGTATCAGACTCGCCAGGTGGGCTTTTATGGGGTGACTTGATGAAAGATTTAGACTCGGGTTTGGCGTCGTCACTAGGTCATTTTGGAGTACGGGATCGAGACAATGTTTAA
- a CDS encoding hypothetical protein (SECRETED:SignalP(1-17)): MIHFILFFLILFAGADSFPALQDRVVTCGSPDKDNYTTIQNPFFGDVDHGQPGITFTTEYGEDSLRWFMVYQNAIDFKPYRAMKIPSNTTVFIDLTSSCQTFAGRLVRGADINFDGGVHNLGTWTELNWGNYPLAYGGVSVIEGNDGPVMLNSEDVNAPVIGFVRDIIPEAPKKCQETKDSGGKALKPTDKNGYDEATRKFTKRALRNSQVSIDKSYTATIMSHNGRFMINFIHGNH, encoded by the exons ATGATTCACTTTATcctattctttttaattttatttgcAGGTGCCGACTCCTTTCCAGCACTTCAGGATCGAGTGGTAACTTGTGGATCTCCTGACAAGGATAACTACACGACTATTCAAA ATCCATTCTTCGGAGACGTAGATCACGGGCAGCCTGGAATCACCTTTACAACCGAATATGGCGAAGATAGTCTACGCTGGTTCATGGTGTATCAAAACGCGATCGACTTTAAACCATACCGGGCCATGAAG ATCCCATCCAATACAACTGTCTTTATCGACTTGACAAGCTCGTGCCAAACATTCGCTGGAAGACTTGTCCGTGGCGCTGACATCAATTTCGATGGAGGAGTTCACAATCTTGGCACATGGACAGAGTTGAATTGGGGGAACTATCCGCTGGCCTATGGTGGAGTATCTGTCATTGAAG GAAACGACGGTCCAGTCATGCTCAATTCTGAAGACGTGAACGCACCTGTCATAGGTTTCGTGCGTGATATCATACCAGAAGCGCCCAAGAAATGTCAAGAGACCAAGGACAGTGGAGGGAAGGCCCTGAAGCCAACTGACAAGAATGGATATGATGAGGCCACGCGCAAGTTCACAAAGCGAGCGCTGCGCAATTCGCAGGTTTCCATCGATAAGAGTTACACTGCAACAATCATGTCCCACAACGGAAGGTTCATGATCAACTTCATTCATGGGAATCATTAA
- a CDS encoding hypothetical protein (BUSCO:52281at5125), which produces MSAPLTSEELERYTTIIDDILETSDLETISRKKIRQGLENALGGQDLSEQKNAIKRLIEARFDAASGADTGITPPTTSDSLVANGASDVGDTEQSATPEPSRKKVKRSSSAEDADARLAAQLQAQENSLARGRKTRGGDKPTKKKAAPRKKSAKKVKADDDSDMEPADGETGKKRKAGGGFQKPFNLSETLSELVGETQLSRPQVVKKLWEHIKANDLQDPKDKRQIICDDKMHAVFKQAKVDMFKMNKDIGSHLYPVEE; this is translated from the exons atgagTGCTCCTT TGACTTCTGAAGAGCTCGAGCGCTATACCACCATCATCGACGATATCCTCGAAACGTCCGACCTTGAGACGATCTCGCGAAAGAAGATTAGACAGGGTTTGGAGAATGCTCTTGGCGGCCAAGATCTGAGCGAACAAAAG AACGCCATCAAGCGGCTGATCGAGGCTCGCTTTGATGCCGCTTCAGGAGCTGATACTGGCATCACTCCTCCAACAACTTCCGACTCGCTTGTCGCCAACGGAGCCTCCGATGTAGGCGACACCGAACAGTCTGCGACTCCCGAACCTTCGCGAAAGAAGGTCAAGCGATCATCCTCGGCCGAAGATGCGGACGCTAGACTCGCTGCTCAACTCCAGGCGCAGGAAAACAGCCTAGCCAGAGGGCGCAAGACTCGAGGAGGTGACAAGCCGACCAAGAAAAAGGCGGCACCACGCAAGAAGAGCGCAAAGAAGGTCAAGGCCGATGACGACAGCGATATGGAACCAGCCGATGGCGAGACTggcaagaagaggaaggctggCGGTGGTTTTCAAAAGCCTTTCAACCTGAGCGAGACCCTCTCCGAGCTGGTTGGCGAGACACAA CTGTCCCGGCCTCAAGTGGTCAAGAAGCTTTGGGAACACATCAAAGCCAACGATCTCCAAGACCCAAAGGACAAACGACAGATCATATGCGACGACAAGATGCATGCAGTCTTCAAGCAAGCCAAGGTGGACATGTTCAAGATGAACAAGGATATCGGCAGCCACCTTTACCCCGTCGAAGAGTAA
- a CDS encoding hypothetical protein (BUSCO:14337at5125) produces the protein MAPPEGDNNTGVSASESQPQGDGQRNRGRGRGKGNQNRRGGQRRGRGGNNANVPSVPANPAAQDVAAAASRAHALAASKAAEAAGDDDDGDVCFICANPVAHHSIAPCNHTTCHICGLRMRALYKTKDCAHCRTPAPYVIFTDDPEKRFEEYSEKDITTTDSNIGIKYTNEDIVGDTVLLLRYNCPEPSCDFAGLGWPDLHRHVKSAHKKRMCDLCTRNKRVFTHEHELFADKELERHMRHGDDKPGAADQTGFKGHPLCGFCGERFYDDDKLYEHCRMKHERCFICDRRDSRHPHYYLDYNALEEHFKKDHYLCGDRECMEKKFVVFESELDLQAHQLSEHGGKATGRDARVVNISGFDIRTPYQQERGGGGAGGREEGRRGGRDGRRGGNRGRDPNAEPVPVSSAQPLRRDEIAFQRQMAIHSAQSVSNRTFGGALSAPTPAQASSQPRGASSSNTPRASQTNLANPIESATVDPANLSPEERARLVRHGAVVERASNLLGNDTQRMATFRSHISSYRQGSLTAPQLIDAFFTLFADTSSNALGTMVREVAELYEDKSKAEALRKAWQDWRAINEDYPSPPGLSGMHGATSSSSGWAGAASANPAVPNAKVTQKYSNRVLKLKNSTRLGGPAPVSSSGASSWAGRPAVNAPPPSSNAFPSLPSSGNSSASRSNWTTPTPSSSQSTTLNRPRPAPRPTGEDAFPALPAAPKPTTTIFGYGNGRAVRRDYGNRETNFQWGSGPSTPADEEPADDEAGGKKKGNKKGKKVLVQWG, from the exons ATGGCTCCACCAGAGGGAGACAACAACACTGGAGTTTCAGCCTCCGAATCCCAACCCCAAGGTGACGGCCAGCGCAACAGAggacgaggccgaggcaAAGGAAACCAAAATCGACGAGGCGGCCAACGGCGCGGTCGTGGTGGTAACAACGCCAACGTCCCAAGTGTCCCTGCCAATCCAGCTGCACAAGACGTTGCTGCTGCAGCTTCGCGCGCCCATGCCCTAGCTGCTAGCAAAGCTGCCGAAGCTGCCggggacgatgatgatggcgatgtGTGTTTCATTTGCGCCAATCCGGTTGCCCACCACTCTATTGCACCTTGCAACCACACGACATGCCATATTTGTGGTCTGCGCATGAGGGCTCTATATAAGACAAAGGACTGTGCCCACTGCCGT ACCCCGGCTCCCTATGTCATATTCACCGACGACCCCGAGAAGCGTTTCGAGGAGTACTCAGAAAAAGACATAACTACTACCGACAGCAACATCGGCATCAAGTACACGAATGAGGATATCGTCGGCGACACCGTGCTGCTCCTGCGATACAACTGTCCCGAGCCGTCATGCGACTTTGCTGGTCTTGGCTGGCCGGATTTGCACCGCCATGTCAAATCTGCTCATAAAAAGCGCATGTGCGATCTGTGCACTCGTAACAAGAGGGTTTTCACACATGAGCATGAGTTATTTGCAGATAAGGAGCTGGAAAGACATATGCGTCATGGAGACGACAAACCTGGTGCAGCGGACCAAACGGGCTTCAAGGGACATCCACTTTGTGGGTTCTGTGGAGAGCGTTTCTACGATGACGATAAGCTGTACGAGCACTGTAGAATGAAGCACGAACGTTGCTTTATTTGTGACCGACGAGATTCGAGACACCCCCACTACTACCTCGACTACAACGCTTTGGAAGAGCATTTCAAGAAGGACCACTACCTTTGCGGCGATCGAGAATGTATGGAAAAGAAGTTTGTTGTCTTTGAGTCCGAGCTAGACCTGCAGGCCCATCAGTTGAGTGAGCACGGCGGCAAAGCGACAGGTAGAGACGCACGAGTTGTCAATATTTCAGGATTCGACATTCGAACACCGTACCAACAGGAGAGAGGGGGCGGTGGTGCTGGTGgaagagaggaaggaagacGCGGGGGCAGAGATGggcgaagaggaggaaacaGAGGCCGAGACCCTAATGCGGAACCGGTTCCTGTCAGCTCAGCCCAGCCTCTACGACGCGACGAGATTGCTTTCCAGCGACAGATGGCCATCCATTCTGCACAGTCAGTCTCGAACCGTAcctttggtggagctttgtCTGCTCCTACACCAGCGCAAGCCTCATCACAACCCCGCGGAGCTAGCTCATCAAACACGCCTCGCGccagtcagaccaaccttgCTAATCCCATAGAGTCTGCTACTGTCGACCCGGCTAATCTCAGCCCCGAAGAGCGCGCGCGTCTTGTGCGACATGGTGCTGTTGTCGAGCGAGCGTCAAACCTCCTCGGCAACGACACCCAACGAATGGCCACATTCCGAAGCCACATTTCTTCTTACAGGCAGGGCAGTCTTACTGCTCCACAGCTAATTGATGCATTCTTCACCCTCTTTGCCGACACCTCCTCAAACGCTCTTGGTACCATGGTGCGAGAAGTTGCGGAACTTTACGAAGACAAGAGCAAGGCCGAGGCTCTTCGCAAAGCCTGGCAAGATTGGCGAGCTATCAACGAGGATTATCCCAGCCCACCTGGGTTGAGTGGCATGCATGGCGCAACTTCGAGTTCAAGCGGTTGGGCTGGCGCAGCATCAGCTAACCCAGCTGTTCCCAATGCCAAGGTCACCCAAAAGTACTCAAACCGTgttctcaagctcaagaacaGCACAAGACTTGGCGGCCCAGCTCCTGTATCTTCAAGTGGTGCATCATCATGGGCTGGTCGGCCTGCCGTCAacgcaccaccaccatcctCCAACGCGTTCCCATCTCTCCCCTCCTCCGGGAACTCCTCTGCATCTCGCTCCAACTGGACAACTCCCACTCCCTCATCATCGCAATCCACGACTCTCAACCGCCCTCGCCCCGCTCCCCGGCCTACAGGCGAAGACGCTTTCCCAGCTCTTCCCGCGGCACCAAAGCCTACAACCACAATTTTCGGTTACGGTAACGGCCGCGCTGTACGACGTGACTACGGAAACCGTGAGACAAACTTCCAATGGGGTAGCGGACCGAGCACACCAGCTGACGAGGAGCCCGCTGATGATGAAGCGGGTGGTAAGAAGAAAGGTaacaagaagggcaagaaagTTCTTGTTCAGTGGGGTTAA